One genomic segment of Mastomys coucha isolate ucsf_1 unplaced genomic scaffold, UCSF_Mcou_1 pScaffold22, whole genome shotgun sequence includes these proteins:
- the Purb gene encoding transcriptional activator protein Pur-beta, with the protein MADGDSGSERGGGGGGGGPGGFQPAPRGGGGPGGEQETQELASKRLDIQNKRFYLDVKQNAKGRFLKIAEVGAGGSKSRLTLSMAVAAEFRDSLGDFIEHYAQLGPSSPEQLAAGAEEGGGPRRALKSEFLVRENRKYYLDLKENQRGRFLRIRQTVNRGGGGFGGGPGPGGLQSGQTIALPAQGLIEFRDALAKLIDDYGGEDDELAGGPGGGAGGPGGGLYGELPEGTSITVDSKRFFFDVGCNKYGVFLRVSEVKPSYRNAITVPFKAWGKFGGAFCRYADEMKEIQERQRDKLYERRGGGSGGGDESEGEEVDED; encoded by the coding sequence ATGGCGGACGGCGACAGCGGCAGCgagcgcggcggcggcggcggcggcggtgggcCCGGCGGCTTCCAGCCCGCGccccgcggcggcggcgggccCGGCGGCGAGCAGGAGACGCAGGAGCTGGCTTCGAAGCGGCTGGACATCCAGAACAAGCGCTTCTACCTGGACGTGAAGCAGAACGCCAAGGGCCGCTTCCTCAAGATCGCCGAGGTGGGCGCGGGCGGCTCCAAGAGCCGCCTCACGCTTTCGATGGCGGTGGCTGCCGAGTTCCGCGACTCGCTGGGCGACTTCATCGAGCACTACGCACAGCTGGGTCCCAGCAGCCCGGAGCAGCTGGCGGCGGGCGCCGAGGAGGGCGGTGGGCCGCGCCGCGCGCTCAAGAGCGAGTTCCTGGTGCGCGAGAACCGCAAGTACTACCTGGACCTCAAGGAGAACCAGCGCGGCCGCTTCCTGCGCATCCGTCAGACGGTGAACCGCGGCGGCGGAGGCTTCGGCGGGGGTCCGGGGCCGGGCGGCCTGCAGAGTGGCCAGACCATCGCGCTGCCCGCGCAGGGCCTCATCGAGTTCCGCGACGCGCTCGCCAAGCTCATCGACGACTACGGGGGCGAGGATGACGAGCTGGCCGGCGGCCCGGGAGGCGGCGCTGGCGGCCCCGGGGGCGGCCTGTACGGAGAGCTCCCGGAGGGCACCTCCATCACGGTGGACTCCAAGCGCTTCTTCTTTGACGTCGGCTGCAACAAGTACGGGGTGTTCCTGCGAGTGAGCGAGGTGAAGCCATCCTACCGCAACGCCATCACCGTGCCCTTCAAGGCCTGGGGCAAGTTTGGAGGCGCCTTCTGTCGGTATGCAgatgaaatgaaagaaatccaGGAGCGACAGAGGGATAAGCTTTACGAGCGACGCGGTGGGggcagcggcggcggcgacgAGTCCGAGGGTGAGGAAGTGGATGAGGATTGA